Proteins co-encoded in one Pogoniulus pusillus isolate bPogPus1 chromosome 15, bPogPus1.pri, whole genome shotgun sequence genomic window:
- the MEI1 gene encoding meiosis inhibitor protein 1: MAEPCAQPCGGHGWRWAVPLRPPLCLACAVETLRDGSASLVRKKHILSRLHDALAWQTLPVVQLLAPDERVCMHLMGILFGMLHTVEDSSALDLVTKVLVRLLAELKSELYLRCILDESQKELCQASSMRGTLPTFTLLGKLADAIPGFADILVVEHNNLVDHLLMGLMYPNEALKAAVCYLYGKLYSSSVGTERLSAHFEERLCGLFLNTLGCAQTKELQVNCLGLLKELLKSDHFVSVLMNNSKTGEEPENSDILEEENPLPLVLKKLLLTKDELLQAASSHCVAAVLVHSPSRYAPAFIRADVPEFLFECLSCNSEILIWSVYCCLLLLTEERLFFSKCHTVYGIEALMRSLQDVLQLNNVELHKQGLLLFTEILKRQPVEIKLFTNRGVCIEAIDILMETVNCPVLEVVVEAVRAVAAFLRKDHLSSPPVPYEQLQKLLEAVLKRCADLSPPQSSKSHASDGLFSVPQSHPANRNLSRVPQRQGQILLSTLESFRNACRLAVEFQSDPMAQENAFTAPNSESKDTLSNFSEFLLRICDSLCIPMVMNYLERAVSPSVMEVFISALNTLFTVVPKMRTKFSKKLASSSFIRLTLELKATFCSVQRNPALNQVCSSFLCNLCLSLYSATEKEKTSSQEEQEMSELLQKGLPQLNYTIAESLLLLAETPEPFSLDQSLYSHQHCFILLLYFAFTLGDRFVPEAELFLAIRNFLLSAQDHGDCPPPHILRAALYLLAVCHDKGKALDMRSLCTIRRILDNLPDLSLIYVHCPLLLKFFLHYTELMGRFGHQVLQLWFSWGDCKQSETEEAGIGVSDQLNSAASLLPILKSNSSILLILLDLVCSSSVEVAWKVLMTLKTFLERNEDVLVCDLLRSQFLQILQQLLVESSSASLQANRNLPVLLSLLFLVQLRSKGTRELDSTDFKLLHQVSNLCGRCRPRDTDLLQPSLNFLYWSLHQTTPLSQQRAVAVLLSNVSLLELLQKVLECTWLWSPATDPVYLSPEDALLCSGWLLVASLLLYQHRYNTEVHQILSLDLTEVLNAVIFRNKKPILLLVSIVQLLRTLLRQNFSSSLLVLVGQNTAQGAMQPQPALLQDAALYPLAMQQVFSLVVSLQNLLVHIQLQKEMLLSQAVVACLESLVEYLYVKNQDAALHVASQPWHRFLLFALLNGGQKSFLQPEVLRLMTLFLRYQSSNIISQKEISQILQEAAEANLAQLPEATSRALHLFLCQVQSSHCQMEPVQAETIQTLSEHLLGQRTTCMQHQDIVCLGSVAVSLSHIGD, from the exons CTGTGCCAAGCAAGTAGTATGAGAGGCACACTGCCCACATTCACTCTCTTGGGCAAGCTGGCAGATGCCATCCCAGGCTTTGCTGATATACTGGTGGTAGAGCACA ATAATTTAGTGGATCATCTGCTGATGGGTTTGATGTACCCAAATGAAGCCCTCAAGGCTGCGGTCTGCTATTTGTATGGCAAGCTGTACTCCTCTTCTGTTGGCACAGAAAGGCTCTCAGCACACTTTGAAGAAAGGCTCTGTGGTCTTTTCCTGAATACTTTGGGATGTGCACAGACCAAGGAGCTGCAGGTTAATTGCTTGG GTTTGCTAAAGGAGCTGCTGAAATCTGACCATTTTGTATCTGTTCTCATGAATAATTCAAAGACAGGGGAGGAGCCTGAGAACTCTGATATTTTGGAAGAGGAAAATCCACTGCCACTTGTTCTCAAAAAG CTTTTGTTGACCAAAGATGAGTTGTTGCAGGCAGCAAGTTCTCActgtgtggctgcagtgctggttcACTCGCCCAGCAGATATGCTCCTGCTTTTATCCGTGCAGATGTCCCAG AATTCCTGTTTGAGTGTCTCTCATGCAACAGTGAAATTCTCATCTGGTCAGTGtattgctgcttgctgctgctgactgaggagcgccttttcttctccaagtgTCACACAGTCTATG GCATTGAAGCTCTAATGAGGAGTCTCCAGGATGTCCTGCAGCTGAACAATGTGGAGTTGCACAAACAGGGGCTCCTGCTCTTCACTGAAATACTGAAACG GCAACCAGTGGAAATCAAACTGTTCACAAACCGAGGTGTATGTATAGAAGCCATTGATATTTTGATGGAGACAGTGAACTGCCCAGTGCTGGAGGTGGTAGTGgaggctgtgagagctgtggCAGCTTTTCTGAG GAAGGACCATCTGAGCTCCCCTCCAGTCCCATATGaacagctgcagaagctgctggaggcagtgctgaagcGATGTGCTGACCTTTCCCCACCACAGAGTAGCAAGAGTCATGCA AGTGATGGCCTGTTCTCAGTGCCTCAAAGTCACCCAGCAAACAGAAATCTCAGCAGAGTTCCTCAGAGACAGGGACAGATCTTGCTCAGCACGTTGGAAAGTTTCAGGAATGCCTGCAG GTTAGCAGTGGAATTCCAGAGTGACCCCATGGCCCAGGAGAACGCTTTCACTGCCCCCAACTCTGAGAGCAAGGACACGCTGAGCAATTTCTCTGAGTTCCTGTTGAGGATTTGTGACAGTCTCTGCATCCCCATGGTCATG AACTACCTGGAAAGGGCTGTCAGCCCATCAGTCATGGAGGTTTTCATCTCAGCTCTCAATACCCTCTTCACAGTGGTGCCAAAAATGAGGACTAAGTTCTCCAAAAAGCTGG CATCCTCCTCCTTCATCCGACTGACACTGGAGCTGAAGGCCACCTTTTGCTCTGTGCAAAG AAATCCTGCCTTGAATCAGGTCTGTTCCAGCTTCCTTTGCAACTTGTGCCTGAGCCTTTATTCCGCCACGGAGAAGGAGAAAACCTCATCTCAGGAAG AGCAAGAGATGTCTGAGCTCCTGCAGAAGGGTCTGCCTCAATTAAACTACACCATTGCtgaaagccttctcctcctggctgaAACTCCTGAGCCTTTCTCTTTGGACCAGTCTCTTTATAGCCACCAACACTGCTTCATACTGCTGTTATACTTTGCCTTCACCCTTGGGGACAG GTTTGTCCCAGAAGCAGAATTATTTTTAGCCATAAGAAATTTCCTCCTCTCAGCACAGGACCATGGAGACTGTCCCCCTCCACACATCCTCAGAGCTGCACTCtacctccttgctgtctgtcACGACAAAGGCAAAGCTCTGGACATG AGGTCGTTGTGTACCATAAGGAGGATCCTGGATAATCTTCCAGATCTGAGTTTGATCTACGTCCATTGTCCTCTCCTGCTGAAGTTCTTCCTGCACTACACAGAACTTATGGGGAGATTTGGACACCAGGTGCTCCAGCTGTGGTTTTCCTGGGGAGACTGCAAGCAAAGTGAGACTGAAGAAGCTGGCATTGGTGTGTCTGATCAGCTGAACAGTGCTGCCTCCTTACTCCCCATTCTGAAGAGCAATTCCAGCATTTTACTTATTCTACTG GACTTGGTCTGCTCAAGCTCTGTGGAGGTGGCTTGGAAGGTGTTGATGACTCTAAAGACCTTCCTGGAAAGAAATGAGGATGTCCTCGTCTGTGACCTCCTCCGGAGTCAGTTCCTACagatcctccagcagctgcttgtagagagcagctcagcctccttACAAG CTAACAGGAACCTGCCTGTTCTgctgagccttcttttcctgGTGCAGCTGCGGAGCAAGGGTACGCGGGAGCTGGACAGCACAGACTTCAAGCTGCTTCACCAGG TCAGTAATCTCTGTGGAAGATGCAGGCCGAGGGACACTGACCTCCTGCAGCCATCCCTGAATTTTCTGTACTGGAGCCTTCATCAGACAACACCTCTTAGTCAACAGAGAG CAGTGGCTGTGCTACTCTCTAATGTGTCCTTGCTGGAGCTCCTGCAGAAGGTTTTAGAGTGCACCTGGTTGTGGTCTCCTGCCACCGACCCTGTTTACCTGTCACCTGAGGATGCCTTGCTGTGCTCTGGATGGCTGCTGGTTGCTTCCCTCTTACTTTATCAGCATCGTTACAACACTGAG GTCCATCAGATACTCTCTCTAGACCTAACAGAAGTCCTGAATGCTGTCATCTTCAGGAATAAGAAGCCAATCCTGCTGTTAG TGAGCATCGTGCAGCTCCTGAGAACTCTCCTGCGACAgaacttctcctcctctctgctggtgCTCGTTGGCCAAAACACAGCCCAAGGGGCCatgcagccacagccagcatTGCTGCAGGATGCTGCCTTGTACCCACTGGCCATGCAGCAGGTCTTCTCACTTGTTGTCAGTCTGCAGAACCTCTTGGTGCACATCCAGTTGCAG AAAGAGATGCTGCTCTCTCAAGCTGTGGTTGCCTGCCTGGAAAGCTTAGTGGAATACCTGTATGTGAAGAACCAGGATGCTG ctctgcatGTTGCTTCACAGCCCTGGCACCGATTCCTTCTCTTTGCATTGCTGAATGGTGGACAGAAGTCCTTTCTGCAGCCAGAAGTTCTCAGGCTGATGACTTTG TTTCTGAGATATCAGAGCAGCAATATTATTTCTCAAAAAGAAATTAGCCAGATTCTtcaggaggcagcagaagccAACTTAGCACAGCTGCCTGAGGCCACTTCTCGTGCCCTTCACCTCTTCCTTTGTCAG GTTCAGAGCAGTCATTGTCAGATGGAGCCAGTGCAGGCAGAGACCATTCAGACGTTGTCGGAGCATCTCCTGGGACAGAGGACTACATGCATGCAGCATCAGGACATTGT ATGTCTAGGAAGCGTGGCAGTGTCCCTCTCACACATTGGAGACTGA